In Neofelis nebulosa isolate mNeoNeb1 chromosome 7, mNeoNeb1.pri, whole genome shotgun sequence, the following proteins share a genomic window:
- the ACOT4 gene encoding peroxisomal succinyl-coenzyme A thioesterase: MATVILEPAGRCGWDKPLRITVRGLATGQLVTLRTSLCDEKGALFRAHARYQADAGGLLDLARAPALGGSFTGLEPMGLLWALEPEKPFWRFVKRDVQTPFAVELEVFEGHEPDVGRVLSRTVLERDFLRPGVRRVPVRAGRVRGTLFLPPGPGPFPGIIDIFGIGGGLLEYRASLLAGHGFATLALAYYNFEDLPEELDSIDLTYFEEAVCYMLQHSQVKGPGIGLLGISLGADICLSMASFLKNISATVSINGSGFSGNKPIYYKQTCIPSLSYDLRRIKVTFSGLLDIVDIRNDTVGGYENPSMIPIEKAQGPILFIVGQDDHNWRSELYAQIASERLQAHGKEKLKIISYPGTGHYIEPPYFPLCPASVHKLLNKPVLWGGEPRAHSKAQEDAWKQILTFFCKHLGGPQNIASPKL, from the exons ATGGCGACTGTGATCCTGGAGCCCGCGGGCCGCTGCGGCTGGGACAAGCCCCTGCGCATCACCGTGCGCGGCCTCGCGACGGGACAGCTCGTCACGCTGCGCACGTCCCTGTGCGACGAGAAAGGCGCGCTCTTCCGGGCCCACGCGCGGTATCAAGCGGACGCCGGCGGCCTCCTGGACCTGGCGCGCGCGCCCGCGCTGGGCGGCAGCttcacggggctcgagcccatgggGCTGCTCTGGGCCTTGGAGCCCGAGAAGCCTTTTTGGCGGTTTGTGAAGCGGGACGTGCAGACGCCCTTCGCGGTGGAGCTGGAGGTGTTCGAGGGCCACGAGCCCGACGTCGGGCGGGTCCTGAGCCGGACGGTGCTGGAGCGCGACTTCCTGCGGCCGGGGGTGCGGCGCGTGCCGGTGCGTGCGGGCCGGGTGCGCGGCACGCTCTTCCTGCCGCCTG GACCTGGACCTTTCCCAGGGATCATTGACATCTTTGGAATTGGAGGGGGCCTGTTGGAATACAGAGCCAGCCTTCTGGCTGGTCATGGCTTTGCCACGTTGGCGTTAGCTTATTATAATTTTGAAGATCTTCCCGAGGAATTGGATAGCATAGACCTGACCTACTTTGAAGAAGCCGTGTGCTACATGCTTCAACACTCCCAG gtAAAGGGCCCAGGCATTGGGCTTCTGGGCATTTCTTTAGGGGCTGATATTTGTCTCTCCATGGcctcatttttaaagaacatcTCAGCCACAGTTTCCATCAATGGATCTGGGTTCAGTGGAAACAAACCTATATACTACAAGCAGACTTGCATCCCTTCATTGAGCTATGATCTGAGGAGAATCAAGGTCACTTTCTCAGGCCTCCTGGACATTGTGGATATACGGAATGATACTGTAGGAGGCTATGAGAACCCCAGCATGATTCCAATTGAgaaggcccaggggcccatcctCTTCATCGTGGGTCAGGATGACCATAACTGGAGGAGTGAGTTATATGCCCAAATAGCCTCTGAACGGTTACAGGCCCATGGAAAGGAAAAACTTAAGATCATCTCTTATCCTGGGACTGGGCATTACATTGAGCCTCCTTACTTCCCCCTGTGCCCAGCTTCTGTGCATAAATTACTGAACAAACCTGTGCTCTGGGGTGGGGAGCCCAGGGCTCATTCTAAGGCCCAGGAAGATGCTTGGAAACAAATTCTAACCTTTTTCTGCAAACATCTTGGAGGTCCCCAGAATATAGCTTCTCCCAAATTGTAA
- the LOC131517470 gene encoding acyl-coenzyme A thioesterase 6-like: MAATVTVEPAGRCAWDEPVRITVRGLSPGQPVTLRTSLRDENGALFRARVLYQADADGLLDLARAPALGGSFTGLEPMGLLWALEPEKPLVRLVKRDVETPFAVELEVLEGHEPDAGRLLGRAVLERHFLRPGMRRVPVRAGRVRGTLFLPPGAGPFPGIIHLFGSGGGLCEYRASLLAGHGFAVLALAYFKFEDLPEYLDDVHLEYFEEAIDFMLQHPKVKGPGVGLLGFSKGGDLCLSMASFLKGITATVLINSCVANTITPLHYKDTFIPSLGSDPGKLVVTESGVLIVLDIWDNPLEELNYQSIIPLERAQGPFLFLVGMDDHGWKSEFYARIASERLQAHGKDRPQIIYYPGTGHCIEPPYFPLCRASVHTVLGQAVLHGGEPKAQSRAQVDAWQEIQTFFHKHLNGKKSVPSSKM; encoded by the exons ATGGCGGCTACGGTGACGGTGGAGCCCGCGGGCCGCTGCGCATGGGACGAGCCCGTGCGCATCACCGTGCGCGGCCTCTCCCCGGGACAGCCCGTCACGCTGCGCACGTCCCTGCGCGACGAGAATGGCGCGCTCTTCCGGGCCCGCGTGCTGTACCAAGCGGACGCCGACGGCCTCCTGGACCTGGCGCGCGCGCCCGCGCTGGGCGGCAGCttcacggggctcgagcccatgggGCTGCTCTGGGCCCTGGAGCCCGAGAAGCCCTTGGTGAGGCTGGTGAAGCGGGACGTGGAGACGCCCTTCGCCGTGGAGCTGGAGGTTCTCGAGGGCCACGAGCCCGACGCCGGGCGGCTCCTGGGCCGGGCGGTGCTGGAGCGCCACTTCCTGCGGCCGGGGATGCGGCGGGTGCCGGTGCGCGCGGGCCGGGTGCGCGGCACGCTCTTCCTGCCGCCTG GTGCAGGACCCTTCCCTGGGATCATCCATCTGTTTGGGAGTGGTGGTGGCCTTTGTGAATACAGGGCCAGCCTCCTGGCTGGACATGGTTTTGCTGTGCTTGCTTTGGCTTATTTCAAATTTGAAGACCTCCCTGAATATTTGGATGATGTGCACCTGGAGTACTTTGAAGAAGCTATAGACTTCATGCTGCAGCATCCAAAG gTGAAAGGCCCTGGTGTTGGGCTTCTTGGCTTCTCCAAAGGAGGTGACCTGTGTCTCTCAATGGCCTCTTTCTTGAAGGGCATCACAGCCACTGTACTTATTAATTCCTGTGTAGCCAACACAATAACTCCTCTGCATTACAAGGATACGTTTATTCCCAGTCTTGGCAGTGACCCAGGGAAACTTGTAGTTACTGAGTCAGGGGTTTTAATTGTTTTGGATATTTGGGATAATCCACTGGAGGAACTCAACTATCAAAGTATTATTCCATTGGAAAGAGCCCAGGggccttttctgtttcttgttggCATGGATGATCATGGCTGGAAGAGTGAATTCTATGCTCGTATAGCCTCTGAACGCTTACAAGCCCATGGGAAAGACAGACCCCAGATAATCTACTACCCAGGAACTGGTCACTGTATTGAACCaccttattttcctctttgtagAGCTTCTGTGCATACAGTGTTAGGCCAAGCAGTACTCCATGGAGGTGAGCCAAAGGCACAGTCAAGGGCACAGGTAGATGCCTGGCAGGAAATTCAAACTTTCTTCCATAAACATCTCAATGGTAAAAAATCTGTGCCGTCCAGCAAAATGTGA